In Prunus dulcis chromosome 2, ALMONDv2, whole genome shotgun sequence, a single genomic region encodes these proteins:
- the LOC117618875 gene encoding uncharacterized protein LOC117618875 isoform X2 — MAFHRTLKSKSGPSSSIIFPAFCIAAIVLLFFFASLISTNPVSSPEGLESVTKSENNDQNDQNGHEKFLYWGNRIDCPGRHCESCEGLGHQESSLRCALEEAMFLKRWAAKSCSMDSLYDMDLISDTVPVILDNSKLWYQVLTTSMKLGARGVAHVERVSRVDLKENSRFSNLLLINRTASPLSWFMECKDRNNRSPILLPYSFLPSMAAKNLRNVADKIKALLGDYDAIHVRRGDKIKTRKDRFGVDRTLHPHLDRDTRPEFILHRIEKWVPPGRTLFIASNERTPEFFSPLTVRYKLAYSSNFSHILDPVIGNNYQLFMVERLIMMGAKKFIRTFKEDDTYFSLTDDPKKNSKLWKMPVSTMDEDGKQTL; from the exons ATGGCATTTCACAGAACCCTAAAGTCCAAGTCAGGACCCAGTTCCTCAATCATCTTCCCTGCCTTCTGCATAGCTGCAATTgttctcctcttcttctttgcctCTCTCATTTCCACAAACCCTGTATCCTCCCCAGAAGGCCTAGAAAGTGTGACCAAGTCCGAGAACAATGACCAGAATGACCAGAATGGCCACGAGAAGTTCCTCTACTGGGGTAACAGAATTGATTGCCCTGGAAGGCACTGTGAATCCTGTGAAGGTCTGGGCCACCAGGAGTCCAGCCTCCGGTGTGCTCTTGAAGAGGCCATGTTCCTTAAGAG GTGGGCAGCAAAGTCTTGTTCCATGGACTCTTTGTATGATATGGACCTCATATCGGATACTGTACCAGTAATTTTAGACAATTCAAAACTGTGGTATCAGGTGCTAACAACAAGTATGAAGTTGGGAGCTAGAGGAGTTGCTCATGTGGAACGAGTTAGTCGTGTTGATCTCAAAGAGAACAGTCGTTTCTCAAATCTTTTGCTGATAAACAGAACTGCAAGCCCTCTGTCATG GTTTATGGAGTGCAAGGATCGAAACAACCGTAGTCCTATACTTTTGCCATACTCCTTTCTCCCCTCAATGGCAGCAAAGAACTTAAGGAACGTAGCTGATAAG ATTAAGGCACTCCTTGGTGATTATGATGCAATTCATGTTCGTCGTGGCGATAAAATTAAGACCAGGAAGGACAGGTTTGGTGTTGACAGGACCCTGCATCCTCATCTGGACAGGGATACACGGCCAGAGTTTATTCTCCACAGAATTGAAAAATGGGTCCCACCTGGACGAACTCTTTTTATTGCTTCAAATGAAAGGACGCCAGAATTTTTTTCACCTCTCACAGTCAG ATACAAATTGGCATACTCATCAAACTTTAGCCACATTTTGGATCCCGTGATTGGAAATAACTACCAATTGTTCATGGTTGAAAGGCTTATCATGATGGGTGctaaaaaattcattagaACATTCAAAGAAGACGATACATATTTCAGTCTTACCGATGACCCGAAGAAGAACTCCAAGTTATGGAAAATGCCAGTCTCTACCATGGATGAAGATGGCAAGCAAACACTTTGA
- the LOC117618875 gene encoding uncharacterized protein LOC117618875 isoform X1, with amino-acid sequence MAFHRTLKSKSGPSSSIIFPAFCIAAIVLLFFFASLISTNPVSSPEGLESVTKSENNDQNDQNGHEKFLYWGNRIDCPGRHCESCEGLGHQESSLRCALEEAMFLKRTLVMPSRMCINPIHNKKGILRRSNTANSEETWAAKSCSMDSLYDMDLISDTVPVILDNSKLWYQVLTTSMKLGARGVAHVERVSRVDLKENSRFSNLLLINRTASPLSWFMECKDRNNRSPILLPYSFLPSMAAKNLRNVADKIKALLGDYDAIHVRRGDKIKTRKDRFGVDRTLHPHLDRDTRPEFILHRIEKWVPPGRTLFIASNERTPEFFSPLTVRYKLAYSSNFSHILDPVIGNNYQLFMVERLIMMGAKKFIRTFKEDDTYFSLTDDPKKNSKLWKMPVSTMDEDGKQTL; translated from the exons ATGGCATTTCACAGAACCCTAAAGTCCAAGTCAGGACCCAGTTCCTCAATCATCTTCCCTGCCTTCTGCATAGCTGCAATTgttctcctcttcttctttgcctCTCTCATTTCCACAAACCCTGTATCCTCCCCAGAAGGCCTAGAAAGTGTGACCAAGTCCGAGAACAATGACCAGAATGACCAGAATGGCCACGAGAAGTTCCTCTACTGGGGTAACAGAATTGATTGCCCTGGAAGGCACTGTGAATCCTGTGAAGGTCTGGGCCACCAGGAGTCCAGCCTCCGGTGTGCTCTTGAAGAGGCCATGTTCCTTAAGAG AACCTTGGTAATGCCTTCCAGAATGTGTATCAACCCAATACACAATAAGAAAGGGATCCTTCGTCGCTCAAATACTGCAAATTCAGAAGAAAC GTGGGCAGCAAAGTCTTGTTCCATGGACTCTTTGTATGATATGGACCTCATATCGGATACTGTACCAGTAATTTTAGACAATTCAAAACTGTGGTATCAGGTGCTAACAACAAGTATGAAGTTGGGAGCTAGAGGAGTTGCTCATGTGGAACGAGTTAGTCGTGTTGATCTCAAAGAGAACAGTCGTTTCTCAAATCTTTTGCTGATAAACAGAACTGCAAGCCCTCTGTCATG GTTTATGGAGTGCAAGGATCGAAACAACCGTAGTCCTATACTTTTGCCATACTCCTTTCTCCCCTCAATGGCAGCAAAGAACTTAAGGAACGTAGCTGATAAG ATTAAGGCACTCCTTGGTGATTATGATGCAATTCATGTTCGTCGTGGCGATAAAATTAAGACCAGGAAGGACAGGTTTGGTGTTGACAGGACCCTGCATCCTCATCTGGACAGGGATACACGGCCAGAGTTTATTCTCCACAGAATTGAAAAATGGGTCCCACCTGGACGAACTCTTTTTATTGCTTCAAATGAAAGGACGCCAGAATTTTTTTCACCTCTCACAGTCAG ATACAAATTGGCATACTCATCAAACTTTAGCCACATTTTGGATCCCGTGATTGGAAATAACTACCAATTGTTCATGGTTGAAAGGCTTATCATGATGGGTGctaaaaaattcattagaACATTCAAAGAAGACGATACATATTTCAGTCTTACCGATGACCCGAAGAAGAACTCCAAGTTATGGAAAATGCCAGTCTCTACCATGGATGAAGATGGCAAGCAAACACTTTGA
- the LOC117618875 gene encoding uncharacterized protein LOC117618875 isoform X3, which yields MFLKRTLVMPSRMCINPIHNKKGILRRSNTANSEETWAAKSCSMDSLYDMDLISDTVPVILDNSKLWYQVLTTSMKLGARGVAHVERVSRVDLKENSRFSNLLLINRTASPLSWFMECKDRNNRSPILLPYSFLPSMAAKNLRNVADKIKALLGDYDAIHVRRGDKIKTRKDRFGVDRTLHPHLDRDTRPEFILHRIEKWVPPGRTLFIASNERTPEFFSPLTVRYKLAYSSNFSHILDPVIGNNYQLFMVERLIMMGAKKFIRTFKEDDTYFSLTDDPKKNSKLWKMPVSTMDEDGKQTL from the exons ATGTTCCTTAAGAG AACCTTGGTAATGCCTTCCAGAATGTGTATCAACCCAATACACAATAAGAAAGGGATCCTTCGTCGCTCAAATACTGCAAATTCAGAAGAAAC GTGGGCAGCAAAGTCTTGTTCCATGGACTCTTTGTATGATATGGACCTCATATCGGATACTGTACCAGTAATTTTAGACAATTCAAAACTGTGGTATCAGGTGCTAACAACAAGTATGAAGTTGGGAGCTAGAGGAGTTGCTCATGTGGAACGAGTTAGTCGTGTTGATCTCAAAGAGAACAGTCGTTTCTCAAATCTTTTGCTGATAAACAGAACTGCAAGCCCTCTGTCATG GTTTATGGAGTGCAAGGATCGAAACAACCGTAGTCCTATACTTTTGCCATACTCCTTTCTCCCCTCAATGGCAGCAAAGAACTTAAGGAACGTAGCTGATAAG ATTAAGGCACTCCTTGGTGATTATGATGCAATTCATGTTCGTCGTGGCGATAAAATTAAGACCAGGAAGGACAGGTTTGGTGTTGACAGGACCCTGCATCCTCATCTGGACAGGGATACACGGCCAGAGTTTATTCTCCACAGAATTGAAAAATGGGTCCCACCTGGACGAACTCTTTTTATTGCTTCAAATGAAAGGACGCCAGAATTTTTTTCACCTCTCACAGTCAG ATACAAATTGGCATACTCATCAAACTTTAGCCACATTTTGGATCCCGTGATTGGAAATAACTACCAATTGTTCATGGTTGAAAGGCTTATCATGATGGGTGctaaaaaattcattagaACATTCAAAGAAGACGATACATATTTCAGTCTTACCGATGACCCGAAGAAGAACTCCAAGTTATGGAAAATGCCAGTCTCTACCATGGATGAAGATGGCAAGCAAACACTTTGA